The sequence CTTCGAGAAACTGTTGACGGTGATCACGTCGTCGCCGAACGACAGCGCCGACACCGGCTTCGCGTCGTAGCTCAAGCCCTGGTAGATTTCGTCGACGATGGTAAAGCCGCCGCGCGAGCGCACCGCTTTGACGATGCGCTCGAGTTCGGCGGGTTCGATCGACGTGCCGGTCGGATTCGACGGCGAGGCCAGCAGCACACCACGGGTGTGCTCGTTCCACAGACGTTCGACGTCGGCGGCGGTCAGCTGGAAACGCTCGGCCGGGCCGCTCGGCACCATGACCGGTTTGCCTTCGGCGGCGATCACGAAATGCCGGTTGCACGGATAGCATGGGTCGGGCATCAGCACTTCGTCGTCGCGATCGACCAGCGCCGCGCATGCCAGCAGCAACGCGGCGGAAGCGCCGGCCGTGACCACGATCCGGGCCGGGTCGACGTTCACGCCGTAGAAGTCGGCGTAGTGCGCCGAGATGGCTTCGCGCAGCGGCTGCAGGCCGAGCGCATTGGTGTATTGCGTGACGCCGCGGCGCAGCGCGTTCGCGGCGGCCTCGATAACCGGTTCGGGCGCGGTGAAATCGGGTTCGCCGATTCCCATGTGAATGATGTCGCGCCCGTCGCGCTCCAGCAGCGCGGCCTCCTTGGCCAGCTCCATCACATAGAAAGGCTGGATGGCATCGACGCGCGCGGCGAGCCGCACCAAGGGTTCGGTCACGGAGTTCATACGATCAGTTCAGATGCATTCAGAAGCAAAGACGGTCCAGATTCAGCAAACCCAGTGCATGGCCGCGGCTCACGCCGCAGCCATGCACTGCCTCAAGCTCAAGACTTGCGGGCCGCTTGCGTTTCAGCCGCGCGCAATTGCGCCGCCAGCTTGTCCAGCACGCCGTTCACGTACTTGTAGCCGTCCGCGCCGCCGAACGTCTTGGCGAGTTCGACCGCTTCGTTGATGACCACGCGATAGGGAATATCCACATGGTTCTTAAACTCGTAGGCGGCGACCAGCAGCACCGCGCGTTCGACCGGCGAGAGCTGTTCGAGCGGACGGTCGAGACACGGCGCGATGTCGGCGGAGAGCGCTTCCGAATCGCGGATCACGCCTTCCAGCAGCGCGTTCAGATGTTCGTGATCGGCCTTGTCGTAGCCTTGCGCGCCGCGCAGTTGCGCGTCGATTTCGGCGCCGGGCGAACCCGACAGCAGCCACTGGTAAAGCCCCTGCGTGGCCAGTTCGCGGGAGCGTCGGCGTGCGCTCTTCATGCCTCTTCCTCTTCTTCGTCTTCTTCTTCGTCGTCGCCGCCGAGTTGTTCGAGCGCGACGGAGAGGTTCGCCATTTCGACGGCCACACGCGCTGCGTCACGACCCTTTTCGGTCATGCGGGCGACGGCTTGCTCGTCGTTTTCAGTGGTCAGCACGGCGTTCGCGACCGGAATGCCGAAGTCGAGACCGATACGCGTGATGCCCGCGCCGCTTTCGTTCGAGACCAGTTCGAAGTGGTACGTCTCGCCGCGAATCACCGCGCCGAGCGCGATCAGTGCGTCGAATTGCGCGCTTTCGGCGAGCTTTTGCAGTGCCAGCGGAATTTCCAGTGCGCCCGGCACGGTGACCAGCAGCACGTCTTCGCCGGTCACGCCAAGGCGTTCGAGTTCTTCGATGCAGGAGTCGGCGAGGCCGTTGCAAACGGGTTCGTTAAAGCGCGCCTGGACGATGCCGATGCGCAGTCCGTCGCCGTCGAGATTCGGTTGGTATTGTCCGATTTCCATTGTGAATTCCGTAGTGTTTTGAGTGGGCGCTAATGCGCGAGAGTGGTCGGATCAGCCTTGTGGAGCTTGTGCCTTGCTGCCCGGCATCGGAACGAAGCCGGTGACTTCGAGACCGTAACCCGACATGCTGCCCAGCTTGCGCGGGTTCGACAGGACCTGCATCTTGCCGACACCCAGCTCGCGCAAAATCTGCGCGCCGATGCCGTACGTCTTGAAGTCGACCGGACGGCGTTTGAGCGCCTCGGCTTTTTCCTTCGAATCGAAGGCCTTGAACACGTCGATCAGATGGTCTTTCGTGTCGCCGCAGTTCAGCAGCACGATCACGCCGCAGTCGCGCGCGGCGATTTCTTTCATGGCCGCGTCGAGGGTCCATGAGTGGGTGGATTCGCTGACTTCCAGCAGATCCAGCACCGACAGCGGCTCATGCACGCGCACCAGCGTGTCCTGATCCGTGCACGGCGTGCCGCGCACCAGCGCGAGATGCGGCTGGCCGCTCGGCTGGTCGAGATACATGACCGCGCGGAACGCGCCGTGCGCCGTTTGCATGGTGCGTTCGCAAATACGCTCGACGATCGACTCGGTGCGGCTGCGATAGTGGATCAGATCCGCGATCGTGCCGATCTTGAGATCGTGTTCTTTCGCGAACTCCAGCAGGTCCGGCAGACGCGCCATGGTGCCGTCGTCTTTGATGACTTCGCAGATCACCGCGGCCGGCGTGAGGCCTGCCAGCGCGGTGAAGTCGCAACCGGCCTCGGTATGGCCGGCGCGCACCAGCACGCCGCCCGGCTGGGCCATGATCGGGAACACGTGGCCCGGCTGCACGATGTGCTCGGCCTTGGCGTCCGCCGCGACCGCTGTAGCGATCGTGCGGGCGCGGTCTGCCGCGGAGATACCGGTGGTTACGCCTTCAGCCGCTTCGATGCTGACCGTGAACGCCGTGCCGTACTGCGTGCCGTTACGGTACGTCATGAGCGGCAGGTTCAGCAGCTTGCAGCGCTCCTGGGTGAGCGTCAGGCAGATCAGGCCACGGCCGTAGCGGGCCATGAAGTTGATCGCTTCCGGCGTGACGAATTCGGCGGCGATCACGAGGTCGCCCTCGTTTTCGCGATCTTCTTCGTCGACGAGGATCACCATCCGGCCGGCTTTCAGTTCGGCGATGATCTCTAGAGTGGAGGCGAGCGTCATGTTGGCGGAGATTTTCGGGAAAGCGCGTATTTTACGCCACGCGCGGTTCCAAGTCGCCTCCGCCGGAAGGGATAGGCCGTTTGGCCGACTGGCGGACGGCTGCGGATGCCTCCCGAGCCGGCCCGCCAACGCGCGCCGGCGCCGCGGCGGGTTCCCGCCGCCCGCCCCGCGCCGGAACTCCCGCGGGCGTGGATTCAGCAGTGGAACCGCTCAGTGATCCGTCAGGTTCGCCTGCAGCACGGTCAGCGCCGTCATGTTGACGATCCGCCTGACCGTGGAGCTCGAGGTCAGGATATTCACCGGCGCGTTGACGCCGAGCAGGAACGGGCCCACGGCGACATTGCTGCCCGCGCCGGTTTTGAGCAGGTTGTAGGCAATGTTGCCGGCGTCCACGTTCGGGCAGACCAGCAGATTGGCCGCGCCCTTGAGCGGCGAGTTGGGCAGAATGCGCAGGCGCAACGCTTCGTCCAGCGCGCAATCGCCATGCATTTCGCCGTCCACTTCGAGCTCGGGCGCCTGCGCCCGCACCAGTTCCAGCGCGCGGCGCATCTTCGCGCCGGAGGCCGCGGCGCCCGAGCCGAAGTTCGAGCGCGACAGCAAGGCGGCCTTGGGCGTCAGGTTCAGCCACGCCATCTGCTTCGCGGCGGCGATCGTGTATTCGGCGATCTGTTCGGCGGTGGGGTCGTCGTTGATGTGCGTGTCGACCAGCGCGACCGTGCGCTCGTCGAGCAGCAGAATGTTCATCGCCGCGTAGGTGCGCGCGCCGGGTTTCTTGCCGATCACTTCGTCGACGAAGCGCAGGTGGTCGTGATACGCGCCCACCGTGCCGCACACCATGCCGTCCGCGTCGCCCAGGCGGACCATCATCGCGCCGATCAGCGTCAGGCGCCGGCGCGTCTCGACGCGCGCCATTTCCTTCGTGATGCCGTCGCGGCACATCAATTCCCAGTAAGTCGTCCAGTACTGCGTGAAACGCTCGTCGTACTCGGGATTGGTGACTTCGACGTCCTGGCCGAGTCGCAAGCGCAGACCGAATTTCTCGATGCGCGCGAGCAGCACCTCCGGCCGCCCGACCAGAATCGGCCGCGCCAGCTTTTCGTCGACGACCACCTGCACCGCGCGCAGCACGCGTTCGTCCTCGCCTTCGGTGAAGACGATGCGCGCCTTGCCGCCGTCGCGCACGAATTGCCGTGCGTTCGAGAAAAGCGGCTTCATGAACGCGCCCGAGTGGTAGACGAACTGTTGCAACTGTTCGACGTAGGCGTCCAGGTCCGGCAGCGGTCGGGTCGCGACGCCGCCTTCCATCGCCGCCCGCGCGACGGCTGGTGCGATCCGCACGATCAGGCGCGGGTCGAACGGCTTGGGAATCAGGTATTGCGGGCCGAACGCCACGTCGTAGGCGCCGTAGGCGGCCGCGACCACTTCGTTCTGTTCTTCTTCAGCGAGGCCGGCAATCGCGTGCACGGCGGCGATTTCCATCTCCCGCGTGATGGTGGTGGCGCCCACGTCGAGCGCGCCGCGGAAGATATAAGGGAAGCACAGCACGTTGTTGACCTGATTCGGATAGTCCGAGCGGCCGGTCGCGATCACGACATCGTCGCGGGTCGCGTGTGCTAGTTCCGGGAAAATCTCCGGCGTCGGATTGGCCAGCGCGAGGATCAGCGGCCGCGCGGCCATGGCTTTCAGCATGTCCGCGCTCAGAATGCCGCCCACCGACAGGCCGAGGAACACGTCCGCGCCCTCGATCACCTCGGCCAGCGTGCGCGCCGGGGTTTCCTGCGCGAAGCGCGCCTTGTCCGGGTCCATCAGCGTTGTGCGGCCGCGATAGACGACGCCTTCAATGTCGGTCGCCCAGATGTTTTCCACCGGCAGGCCGAGGTCCACCAGCAAATCGAGGCAGGCCAGCGCCGCGGCGCCCGCGCCGGAGGTGACGACCTTGACCTCGGCGATGGACTTGCCCACCACCTTCAGGCCGTTGATAAACGCGGCCGACACGGTGATCGCCGTGCCGTGCTGATCGTCGTGAAAGACCGGAATCTTCATGCGCTCGCGCAGCTTGCGTTCGACGATAAAGCACTCCGGCGCCTTGATGTCTTCGAGGTTGATCCCGCCGAAGGTCGGCTCCAGGCCGGCAATGATGTCGACCAGCTTGTCCGGGTCGGTTTCATTGATCTCGATGTCGAACACGTCGACGCCGGCGAACTTCTTGAACAGCACGGCTTTGCCTTCCATGACCGGCTTGGAGGCCAGCGCGCCGATATTGCCGAGACCCAGCACCGCGGTGCCGTTGGTGATCACGCCGACCAGGTTGCCGCGAGCGGTAAAGCGGTAGGCCTGAAGCGGATCTTCCGCGATGGCCGAGCACACGCTGGCGACGCCCGGCGTATAGGCGAGCGCGAGGTCGCGCTGGGTCGCGAGCGGTTTGCTGGCCACCACGGAGATCTTTCCCGGGGTCGGGAATTCGTGATAGTCGAAAGCGGCTTGCTGGTCGGTCGGATTCATGTTTTTCGCCTTGGTGCGCGCCGAGCCGGTCCCGGTGCGATCTGTTAAGGCGATTCTAGAGAGCCGTCATAATCTGATCATTCTGTTTTAATATCGGTCCATCATTTTTTTGTGATGGGTGCGGGCTAACCGACGACTTTGCGATGACATTCGAATCGAACGATCTGGTCAGACGCTTGAGCGCGCGGCTGAAAATGCGGCATCTGGTGCTGTTGCTGCAAATCGAGCAGCACCGGTCGCTCACGCGAGTCGCCGAGCATATGGCCAGCAGCCAGCCCGCCGTGACCAATGCGCTGGCGGAACTGGAGAGCATGTTCGGCACGCCGCTGTTCGAGCGCTCGTCGCGCGGCATGCTGCCGACCGCATTGGGTACTGTGGTGCTCAGGCGCGCGCAGGCGATGGTCCACGATCTCGACCACCTCGCGCGCGATATGCAGGCGGTGGCGTCCGGGCATGCGGCGCATCTGCATGTCGGGGTGATTCCGTTCATCTCCGGGCAGATGCTGTCGGCGACCTTGCGGCGCCTGAAATCCGGTATGGCGCGGCGCTTGACCGTGACGATTCACGAAGGCACCAGCGAGCAATTGCTCTCGCAACTACACGACCATACCGTCGACATCGTGATCGGGCGCGCGTCGGCGGCGCTGGATCTGTCGCAGGTCGGCTTCGAGGTGCTGTACCAGCAACAGCCCCGGCTGATTGCGAACCGGCGGCTGGCCGCGCAACTGGCGCGCGTGAAGCTCGACTGGAACACGCTGCGTACGCTCGACTGGATTCTCGGCGCCCCGCAGACGCCAATGCGCGAGCAGGTGTCGGATCTGTTTCTGGCTGCGGGCGCAGCGCCGCCTGTGCCGATGGTGGAGAGTTACTCGTCCAAGCTGATCGGCGAAATGATTGCGTCGGGTGAAAACGCCGTGTCGATCGTTCCGGCCGATATCGCCGAAGAGCTGGTTCGAATCGCGGGCGTGGCGATCGTGCCGTATTCGTTTCAGTGGACGCTGCCGCCGATCGCCGTGTTCACGCATTCGCAACGGCCGCGTCCGGAGGCGCTGACTCTTTTCATTGCGTCGTTGCAGGCGATCTGCGCAGAGACCTATGTGGAACGGCGGCGGGAGGGCTGAGTCGAGAGTGGGATACTTAGTTAGTGTCGTTGCGCGGGCGGGTAGCTTGCCAAACCACTCGCGAGCCCAGTGAAAAGGCGGCAATTCCCCGCTCTATTCGCCGCGTTCGCTGCCATCGGAGCACGATATAGTCGGTCGGCATGGCTGTTTAAGCCACCTCTTCTCACGACGGACGTCGAAATGATTCCAATCGGTCTAGCCTCAACGCTGCTCAGCAATGTAGGCAGCGCAATCCGTTCCGGTCTGTCGCAACTGGCCGGCAACAAGAGCAGCGCGAGCGCTTCGGGCGCCAGCGCCAGCCAGCAACCGACTTTTGCTACGCACCTGAAGGCGGCTACCTCGTCGACCAGTACGACGGGAAGCCATCACCATCATCTGCATTCCAAGGGAATCGTGTTGAGCGCGTCGGCCGATGCCGTGCCGTCGACGTCGACGTCTCAAGCGAGCGGCGCTAACGCCGCGGTCGGCAAGAGCATCGATATCAGCGCGTAAGCGTTTGATGGTTCAACGGTTTAACCGTCGGCTTTTTCTGGCCGACTGTTAAACCGTCAGAACTCGCTTCGGTAGGCGAAGAGCCCGGGCAGACCACCCGTCATGACGAACAGGATGTTCTGTCCTGCGCGATAGTGTCCGGCGGTGGCGTTTTCCACCAGACCCGCGAAGGCTTTTCCACCGTAGACCGGGTCGAGCAGCAATCCTTCCGTCGACGCCATCAGGCGAACTGCTGCGCGCATGCCATCGGTTGGGATGCCGTAGCCGGCGCCGAGTTGCGCTTCATCGATTGAAATCGCGCTGCTGTCCACGCGGAGAGTCGCGTTGATGAGTTGCGCCGTCTGGTTGGCTTTATCGAGCGTGGTCGAGCGGGCCTGTTCGGCCTTGCCATACACCGTGAACGCGCTCACGAGCGACGGATCCCGTCCCATCGCAACCAATCCGGCGACGAGTCCGGCGTGCATCCCACCGCTCCCGTTGGGAACCACGATGCGATCGAACGATATGCCATCTACCTTCGCCTGGCCGACGATTTCAGCCGCGCAATCCGCATAGCCCAAACAGCCCACCGGACTCGAGCCGCCCAGCGGACAGACATAGACGCGACGGCCTTGCGCGCGCAACTCGCTCGCGCGGTCCTCGGCGAATTGCAGCGCGTTGGCCGAGCCAGGCAAATCGTGCACGTGCGCGTCGAACAATGCGTCGAGCAGAATGTTGCCGTTGTCGACGTAGTCGGGGTCGTCACGCGGCACCGCTCTCGTCAGAACCAGCTCGCACTCGAGGCCGACACGCGCCGCGGCCGCGGCCGTCAGGCGCGCGTGATTCGACTGCCGCGCACCGACGGTAATGATCGTGTCCGCACCGCTCGCTAGCGCTTCGCCTATCAGGAATTCGAGCTTGCGCAACTTGTTGCCGCCACCGCCCAGACCATTCAGATCATCTCGTTTGACGAACACGTTCGCGCCGCCTAAGTGGGCGCTCAGGCGAGGCAGATGCTGGATCGGCGTCGGCCCTTCGAGGAGGGCGCGGCGCGGAAACTTCGACAGATCGAGTTGGGGTGTGGTTGAGGTAGTCATTGCCGTTGCGCCGTCGATAACATTCGCTCCCCGCGCGGCTCAATGAGATTGAGCCCGGCCGGAAACGCTCGCACTCCCGGGATTGCGTGGACCTGATCAATAGGCATAATACGGCCCCGCGCCGCCGGGCGTGCTTCGTCCGTTGAACGCAACGAACAACGAGCGGCCGTAAAAGAACGGCAGCCCCCAATCGAAGCTGGTCGAGAGGAAACTCGCTGCACCCAGGGCGGAGATCGGCCCGGCGCGATCGTTTTGCGCGAAGTTGCCGGCGCCGAACAGGCTGTTGACATTGGCGACGTTGAAATTGACCGTGCCGTTGATTCCATTGCCGCCGACATTGACGGCGGATAGCGCGGTCGGTGAAGCCGGACAGTAGTCCACAGTGCCAGCACAAAGCGGCAGACTGCTGTCGTTGAAGCTGTAGCGATTCGTTCCACTGTCGATAAAGCTATCCGGATAAGACGTGCCGTTATAGACCGTCGTGATATCCCCATTCAGGTTGGTGGCATAGACCTGTGCGCTGCCCAGGGCGTTGTCCGCCTGCGTGCCGATACCGAAGATCAACTGCCCCGTCGCATTGACCGCCCCAGCGCTCGAAATACTGGGCAGTTGCATGATGACGCCGTTATTGTCCTGAGCGAATTGCGCCACCGGATTGCCGACTTGTTGTGCCAGCGGGACGGCGGTCGACGTGCACGAAGTCGCGCCGCAGGTGTAGTAACGGTTATTGGCCGGGTTGAGGGAACATCCCGAGCCGCAATCGGCTGGCGTGACGCCGATGCCCATAATGCCGTTGGCGTTCATCGCCGCGCTGGTGCTTTGTGCGGCGCCGCCGGTACTGGAGCAATAATTCGGCGCGGCCGGCATGGCGGGGTCGGCCACGATATGAACAGCGATATTGCTAGCGGTTTCTCCACCCATTTTGACGTCCGCCAACCTGGCCGAGCCCCAGACATAACTGCTCACATAAAAATAGCATTCGCCGAGTTGATTGCCGGCACTGGTGTTTTGACTGGCAAGATTCAATGCTGCGATGGCAGGGGTCGACAACAACCTTAAACCGACCGAGCCGGTATCGATCAGCACGTGATCGATGGTCTGGCAATTATTGGTGCCCGGCGCGCAAATCGTGACGTTAGTATAGGCGCGATTAACGACGCCGAACGTGCCATCCACTGAAATCGCGGCCTTATTCTGACCGGACGTTCCGGTTGAGACCGAGCTCCCGGAGCCGCCGCCACAGCCTGCCAGCAGCAGCAAGAGCGCTGCAATAAAAAACCTGCGCATAGAGGTCCTTACTGAATAGCCTGAGCCGTTACGCCTTGCGGCAGCAGTGCGGGCAGGAAAGCCTGGCCGAAGAATGAGTTCATATGACCGCCCGTGGAGACAACCATCCCGGCAGCCTGAAATGCGATGGGACCTCGCTCGCCGTTCTGATTCGCGCTCTGGATGCCTGCGGCGTAAGCCGGAAAATAATTGCCGAGCAGCTGTCGTAGATTCGGGGGCGTCGGGCCTCGCCACGCGATGCCGAATACGCTGCCGTTCGATAGGAACTCTTTAATGACGGTCCCATCCGTTTGAGTCAATTGCTGGACCGAGACGCCGGCCGGTAAAACGGTGGGCGCGTTGGTTGTATTCGCGGCGCTGCTGGCATTCGCCCGGATCGCCGAGGATGTCGATTGCTGAGTGCTGGCTTGCAATTGAGTCTGGTCGGCGACGATGCTCGACATATTGCCGCCGAGAGTGGCGAATGCAGGCAGAGGCATGATGACAACTACCGAGACAAGTGCAATCCTGGTTCTATAACCCATATTAGTTATCTGCAAGAGTGGTCAGTCTGGGAAAAGCCGTCGCCGTAAGATGCGACCGCGAATACAGGCGCAGCGAAAATATTTTATTTATTGCTGTTTCGGACTATTCAGCAGAGGCGATCTTCAATAGCAGTTTGCAGCTTTCATTTGCGTGAAGTTGCCCGGCCAGAGACGATTTCATCGTACCAATTGTTTCTTTCAGTTGTATTTTCTTCTGGTTCGGAAAGCGCTAATCGGCAAGCGCTTCCTGGGGACTAACGGATACGAATTGCGGAGAGCGGTCGTATGGCGGGGGCGGCGTAGACCACTTTTGTGCCGGGTTTGACGTACGTCGTTGACTCGGACTTTGTCGTGTTTTGATGCACGTTCGGATGCGGGTACGTCTATGTGAATCAGGTTGCCGCTTAACCCGTTGGCGTCCACTCATCTCGACGGACCTCAGGAAGCCCGGCGAGTGCGTCGAGCGGAGGCTCCGCAACGTCTCACCCTAAAGTTTAGAGCCTACCTGCCGATATTCAGGCATCCGCAATGTTTCATGTTTCTGATCATGAGTCAGTACTACGATTGCGTTCCCATCGGTCCAAATATCGGTGGCGTTACCCTCGCCTCGCCCACGAGATGGCTGAAGCTTCCGGTGGGGGCAGGGAAAGTGCTCTGGGGAAGAAAAAATATGCCTAACCAGGCCTATTTTTCAGGGAAGTTGTTGGTGGCGTTCAGGGCAGCGCCGCATCGGCGCCGTGATCAATTTAAACAGAATCAACTCAATGCCTAAATCAATGGCTCCACGTCGTTCGCGTGCTGTTCGCTCAAGTCATCTCCCCCATTCGACTTTGCAGGTCGGTGTGCTGAACCTGGCACTCGTGGCGGCATCTTCTTCCATGCTGTCTTCGCATGCCTGGGCCGATACCACCATTACGGGGCTTACCACCGGTTATAACAACACCGACACCACGAATGTGACCGTGGTGAGCATTAATGCGCCAAGCGCTACCTATGGTGTTAACAACACCATCTCGATGGGTACGCTGAACGTCACGGACTCGATTACCGCCGGATCGGCGATCAGCAACTACGGCATCGAGAACTTCGGCACCATCTCGGCCCTGCTCAACTCGGGAACCATCACGGGTGGTTATGGTTTGTATCTTCCTGCCGGGACCATCGGCACTATCACCAACAGCGGAATAATCCATGGGCTGGCCGGAAATGGTATCTACAACAATGCCACTGTCGGTTCACTAACCAATGCTTCCAGCGGCACCATCAGTTCGGCTGCCTACAACGGCATATATAGCGGTGGCTCGATCGGCACGCTGACCAACCAGGGCTTGATTACCACAAGCAGCACTACCAGCGGCTTGGACAGTGGTATCTACGGTGGTGGGACGATTACCTCGCTGGTTAACAGCGGCACCATCTCCGGTGGTGGCGCCGGCAGCGGTATCTACAACGTTGGGCTGATCACTTCCTTAAACAACAGCAGCGGCACTATCAGCAGCGGCACCGCCAGCGGCGGCATCGCGCTCTACAACGCCGGCACCATCGGTACGCTGAACAACGGCGGCGCGATCAGCGGAGCCACCGATGGGATCAGTAATGCGGGCAGCGGTCACCTGAACACGGTAACCAATAGCAATCTGATCAACGGCTCCATTGCCGGAATACTCAATAGCGCCACCATCGGCACGCTGACCAACAACAACGGCGGCACGATCAGCGGCGCCACCGGACTCCGCAACAGCGGCACCATCGGCACGCTTAGCAACAGCGGCATCATCACCGGCACCAGCTTTGCGCTTTACAACGCGAGCAGTGGCCTGAGCACGATCACCAACAGCGGCACGATCGCCGGCGCGATCACCAATACCAGCAGCACGACGCTGACCATCAACGGTGGCACCGGTGCGGCCTTCGGAACCTTGACCGGCAACAGCGGCGCCATTGGCAGCTTCACCAATAGCAACGGCAACCTGGCGTTCGGTTCCGGCAACCTGCTGCTTAACGACAATATCAATGTCGGCAGCAACACGGTGACCAATGTAGCGGCGACGCTGCAGGTGAACAGCCCGATCGCCATCACGGGTAATTACAGCCAGGGCAGTGGCGCTACGCTGCAGATCGGCGTGGCGAACGGCGCGGTGGCGGGCGGCGCGCCCGGTACGGATAGTGGCTATGGCAGGCTCGTCGTGTCCGGCAATGCCACGATCGCTTCGGGGTCGTCGGTTCATCTGGCGGCCTTGAGCAGCTATGGTTTTGCCCCCGGTCAGCGTTTCGTGGTGGTGGATGCCGGCGGGGCGAGTACGTATAACCAGACCAGTCTGAATTATTCGGCAAGCGGTTATGGCGGGGCGATTACGGGGCAAAACGTGTCCAACGATGGTCGCAGCGATCTGGTCCTGACGCTGAGCACGCCGACGCCGACGCCGACACCCACACCGACGCCAACGCCAACACCCACACCCACACCCACACCGACGCCGACGCCGACACCCACGATCCCGGCAACCACGCCGAATGCCATCTCGTCGCTCA is a genomic window of Paraburkholderia bryophila containing:
- a CDS encoding pyridoxal phosphate-dependent aminotransferase; the encoded protein is MNSVTEPLVRLAARVDAIQPFYVMELAKEAALLERDGRDIIHMGIGEPDFTAPEPVIEAAANALRRGVTQYTNALGLQPLREAISAHYADFYGVNVDPARIVVTAGASAALLLACAALVDRDDEVLMPDPCYPCNRHFVIAAEGKPVMVPSGPAERFQLTAADVERLWNEHTRGVLLASPSNPTGTSIEPAELERIVKAVRSRGGFTIVDEIYQGLSYDAKPVSALSFGDDVITVNSFSKYFNMTGWRLGWLVVPPNMVGAFEKLAQNLFICASALAQHAALACFEPDTIAIYESRRLEFKRRRDFIAPALEALGFSVPVMPDGAFYVYADCRTVAHPAAGDSAALTKAMLHDAGVVLVPGMDFGTHAPKDYIRLSYATAYPKLEEAVDRLAKLFGRH
- the nusB gene encoding transcription antitermination factor NusB, with the translated sequence MKSARRRSRELATQGLYQWLLSGSPGAEIDAQLRGAQGYDKADHEHLNALLEGVIRDSEALSADIAPCLDRPLEQLSPVERAVLLVAAYEFKNHVDIPYRVVINEAVELAKTFGGADGYKYVNGVLDKLAAQLRAAETQAARKS
- the ribH gene encoding 6,7-dimethyl-8-ribityllumazine synthase, which gives rise to MEIGQYQPNLDGDGLRIGIVQARFNEPVCNGLADSCIEELERLGVTGEDVLLVTVPGALEIPLALQKLAESAQFDALIALGAVIRGETYHFELVSNESGAGITRIGLDFGIPVANAVLTTENDEQAVARMTEKGRDAARVAVEMANLSVALEQLGGDDEEEDEEEEEA
- the ribBA gene encoding bifunctional 3,4-dihydroxy-2-butanone-4-phosphate synthase/GTP cyclohydrolase II, with product MTLASTLEIIAELKAGRMVILVDEEDRENEGDLVIAAEFVTPEAINFMARYGRGLICLTLTQERCKLLNLPLMTYRNGTQYGTAFTVSIEAAEGVTTGISAADRARTIATAVAADAKAEHIVQPGHVFPIMAQPGGVLVRAGHTEAGCDFTALAGLTPAAVICEVIKDDGTMARLPDLLEFAKEHDLKIGTIADLIHYRSRTESIVERICERTMQTAHGAFRAVMYLDQPSGQPHLALVRGTPCTDQDTLVRVHEPLSVLDLLEVSESTHSWTLDAAMKEIAARDCGVIVLLNCGDTKDHLIDVFKAFDSKEKAEALKRRPVDFKTYGIGAQILRELGVGKMQVLSNPRKLGSMSGYGLEVTGFVPMPGSKAQAPQG
- a CDS encoding NADP-dependent malic enzyme, producing the protein MNPTDQQAAFDYHEFPTPGKISVVASKPLATQRDLALAYTPGVASVCSAIAEDPLQAYRFTARGNLVGVITNGTAVLGLGNIGALASKPVMEGKAVLFKKFAGVDVFDIEINETDPDKLVDIIAGLEPTFGGINLEDIKAPECFIVERKLRERMKIPVFHDDQHGTAITVSAAFINGLKVVGKSIAEVKVVTSGAGAAALACLDLLVDLGLPVENIWATDIEGVVYRGRTTLMDPDKARFAQETPARTLAEVIEGADVFLGLSVGGILSADMLKAMAARPLILALANPTPEIFPELAHATRDDVVIATGRSDYPNQVNNVLCFPYIFRGALDVGATTITREMEIAAVHAIAGLAEEEQNEVVAAAYGAYDVAFGPQYLIPKPFDPRLIVRIAPAVARAAMEGGVATRPLPDLDAYVEQLQQFVYHSGAFMKPLFSNARQFVRDGGKARIVFTEGEDERVLRAVQVVVDEKLARPILVGRPEVLLARIEKFGLRLRLGQDVEVTNPEYDERFTQYWTTYWELMCRDGITKEMARVETRRRLTLIGAMMVRLGDADGMVCGTVGAYHDHLRFVDEVIGKKPGARTYAAMNILLLDERTVALVDTHINDDPTAEQIAEYTIAAAKQMAWLNLTPKAALLSRSNFGSGAAASGAKMRRALELVRAQAPELEVDGEMHGDCALDEALRLRILPNSPLKGAANLLVCPNVDAGNIAYNLLKTGAGSNVAVGPFLLGVNAPVNILTSSSTVRRIVNMTALTVLQANLTDH
- a CDS encoding LysR family transcriptional regulator, whose translation is MTFESNDLVRRLSARLKMRHLVLLLQIEQHRSLTRVAEHMASSQPAVTNALAELESMFGTPLFERSSRGMLPTALGTVVLRRAQAMVHDLDHLARDMQAVASGHAAHLHVGVIPFISGQMLSATLRRLKSGMARRLTVTIHEGTSEQLLSQLHDHTVDIVIGRASAALDLSQVGFEVLYQQQPRLIANRRLAAQLARVKLDWNTLRTLDWILGAPQTPMREQVSDLFLAAGAAPPVPMVESYSSKLIGEMIASGENAVSIVPADIAEELVRIAGVAIVPYSFQWTLPPIAVFTHSQRPRPEALTLFIASLQAICAETYVERRREG
- a CDS encoding D-cysteine desulfhydrase family protein — protein: MTTSTTPQLDLSKFPRRALLEGPTPIQHLPRLSAHLGGANVFVKRDDLNGLGGGGNKLRKLEFLIGEALASGADTIITVGARQSNHARLTAAAAARVGLECELVLTRAVPRDDPDYVDNGNILLDALFDAHVHDLPGSANALQFAEDRASELRAQGRRVYVCPLGGSSPVGCLGYADCAAEIVGQAKVDGISFDRIVVPNGSGGMHAGLVAGLVAMGRDPSLVSAFTVYGKAEQARSTTLDKANQTAQLINATLRVDSSAISIDEAQLGAGYGIPTDGMRAAVRLMASTEGLLLDPVYGGKAFAGLVENATAGHYRAGQNILFVMTGGLPGLFAYRSEF
- a CDS encoding DUF3443 domain-containing protein — protein: MRRFFIAALLLLLAGCGGGSGSSVSTGTSGQNKAAISVDGTFGVVNRAYTNVTICAPGTNNCQTIDHVLIDTGSVGLRLLSTPAIAALNLASQNTSAGNQLGECYFYVSSYVWGSARLADVKMGGETASNIAVHIVADPAMPAAPNYCSSTGGAAQSTSAAMNANGIMGIGVTPADCGSGCSLNPANNRYYTCGATSCTSTAVPLAQQVGNPVAQFAQDNNGVIMQLPSISSAGAVNATGQLIFGIGTQADNALGSAQVYATNLNGDITTVYNGTSYPDSFIDSGTNRYSFNDSSLPLCAGTVDYCPASPTALSAVNVGGNGINGTVNFNVANVNSLFGAGNFAQNDRAGPISALGAASFLSTSFDWGLPFFYGRSLFVAFNGRSTPGGAGPYYAY